One window of Akkermansia biwaensis genomic DNA carries:
- the dnaX gene encoding DNA polymerase III subunit gamma/tau translates to MSYQVFARKYRPLTFNDVLGQDHVVQTLKNAIEHNRLAHAYLFVGPRGTGKTSTARIFAKALNCTGGPKVDFDPHEDICEEIAEGRSLDVLEIDGASNRGIDHIRDLRDNVRFAPSRGNFRIVYIDEVHMLTKESFNALLKTLEEPPQHVKFIFATTEPHKILPTILSRCQRFDLRPIPSEIIANHLLHIASAEGVSLSSEAAFAVAKVADGGMRDAQSMLDQLVSFCGDHIEEQQVLHIFGITSRETVAQALALILKKELPSLLHLLHEQAEAGRDMGQFLSEIISAVREILVAKVDPEANFDSLPEASKEELTELVKRTQTDKILRLVEVLAETEDKMRWSTNKRLHLEMGLIKAVHALAEASISDIIMALEGAPLPASTNTVAPVSVSSVPQVFGSQPIQPAPADTPSPVPAAPDINESKDLMDPVPQFSASSKDTTAIVQEREAEYGTPAPAEEKPSASPVLPSPEPEPEVSATAAEEEPLPSIPDEEPPFLETETPPAPAPQPEQIQPEEMPRITSALSDAPVAPPDTTEPTFMDPEEGLPPEKRTSSFFDNLFGMESAPARPVSANQEEKREEQPRPATKTITEEDWKAALEQAAVNFPLQADFLAGSVFSGHDGTFVTVAFHPSDRQGMDSLASGPLRAALEADLSRRSGAPVALSVRADASVPEPVQEQLEPLPAPPPPSNPAPAPKSQEPQRKSAAPVQEASSQESDAEDSYYTDPLIDAAMEIFRARIISQ, encoded by the coding sequence GTGAGTTACCAGGTCTTTGCCAGAAAATATCGTCCTCTGACATTCAATGACGTCCTTGGACAGGATCACGTCGTCCAGACGCTGAAAAATGCCATTGAACACAATCGCCTCGCACATGCGTATCTTTTCGTAGGCCCCCGCGGCACAGGAAAAACATCCACTGCCAGAATTTTCGCAAAAGCCCTAAATTGTACCGGCGGCCCGAAGGTGGACTTCGACCCGCACGAAGATATTTGCGAGGAGATTGCGGAAGGCCGCAGCCTGGATGTTTTGGAAATCGACGGCGCTTCCAACCGAGGTATCGACCACATCCGGGATTTGAGGGACAATGTGCGCTTTGCCCCCAGCAGAGGCAACTTCCGCATTGTTTATATAGACGAGGTGCACATGCTTACGAAGGAATCCTTCAACGCACTTCTGAAAACGCTGGAAGAGCCGCCCCAGCACGTCAAATTCATCTTCGCAACCACGGAACCGCACAAAATCCTGCCGACCATTCTTTCCCGCTGCCAGCGTTTCGACCTGCGTCCCATCCCTTCTGAAATCATTGCCAACCATCTGCTGCACATCGCCTCCGCCGAGGGAGTCTCCCTGAGCAGTGAGGCGGCGTTCGCCGTGGCGAAAGTGGCGGACGGCGGGATGCGGGATGCCCAGTCCATGCTGGACCAGCTGGTTTCCTTCTGCGGCGACCATATTGAAGAACAACAGGTCCTTCACATTTTCGGCATCACCTCACGGGAAACCGTAGCCCAGGCGCTGGCGCTGATTCTCAAGAAGGAACTGCCCAGCCTTCTCCACCTTCTCCATGAACAGGCGGAAGCGGGAAGGGACATGGGACAGTTCCTTTCCGAAATTATTTCCGCCGTTCGGGAAATCCTCGTCGCCAAGGTGGACCCGGAAGCAAATTTCGATTCCCTGCCGGAGGCGTCCAAGGAGGAACTTACCGAACTCGTCAAGCGCACCCAGACGGACAAGATACTGCGCCTGGTGGAAGTTCTGGCGGAGACGGAAGACAAAATGCGCTGGTCCACCAATAAAAGACTGCATCTGGAAATGGGCCTGATCAAAGCCGTTCACGCCCTGGCGGAAGCAAGCATCAGCGATATTATCATGGCGCTGGAAGGTGCTCCGCTACCCGCCTCCACAAATACGGTTGCTCCAGTATCCGTCTCTTCCGTTCCGCAGGTATTCGGCAGCCAGCCCATTCAGCCGGCCCCTGCTGATACTCCGTCTCCCGTACCTGCGGCCCCCGACATCAATGAGAGCAAGGACCTTATGGATCCGGTTCCGCAATTCTCCGCATCCAGCAAGGACACAACAGCCATCGTCCAGGAACGTGAAGCGGAATACGGAACGCCGGCTCCCGCGGAAGAAAAACCTTCCGCCTCCCCTGTATTGCCCTCTCCGGAACCAGAACCGGAAGTTTCCGCAACTGCGGCAGAGGAAGAGCCCCTTCCCTCCATCCCAGATGAAGAGCCGCCATTCCTGGAAACGGAAACGCCTCCCGCCCCCGCACCTCAGCCAGAGCAAATACAACCAGAAGAAATGCCGCGGATTACGTCCGCTCTTTCAGACGCTCCCGTAGCTCCCCCGGACACCACGGAACCGACCTTCATGGACCCGGAAGAAGGGCTCCCGCCGGAAAAGCGCACCAGCAGTTTCTTCGATAACCTCTTCGGCATGGAAAGCGCCCCTGCCCGTCCTGTTTCCGCAAACCAAGAAGAAAAACGGGAAGAACAGCCGCGCCCCGCTACCAAAACCATTACGGAAGAGGACTGGAAAGCCGCGCTGGAACAAGCGGCCGTCAATTTCCCCCTCCAGGCGGATTTCCTGGCCGGAAGCGTCTTCTCCGGCCATGACGGAACATTCGTCACGGTGGCCTTCCATCCCTCTGACCGCCAGGGCATGGACAGCCTGGCATCCGGACCTCTCCGGGCCGCGCTGGAAGCGGATCTGTCCCGTCGTTCAGGTGCTCCGGTGGCCCTCTCCGTCCGTGCAGACGCTTCCGTTCCCGAACCTGTTCAGGAACAACTGGAACCGCTGCCTGCTCCTCCCCCCCCGTCAAACCCGGCGCCCGCGCCCAAATCCCAGGAACCGCAAAGAAAGTCCGCTGCTCCCGTTCAAGAGGCGTCCTCTCAGGAGAGCGACGCAGAAGACTCCTATTATACGGATCCCCTGATTGACGCCGCCATGGAAATATTCCGTGCCCGCATCATTTCCCAATAA
- a CDS encoding YbaB/EbfC family nucleoid-associated protein, whose product MNIMKMMKQVQQMQSGLAAAQEKLASQTVTAEGAGDKVKVTATCDGNITELFIDPSIIDPSDAEFLQELVLKTINDAIVKGKETAATEMKKLTGGLDLPPGMGF is encoded by the coding sequence ATGAATATTATGAAGATGATGAAGCAGGTCCAGCAAATGCAGTCCGGACTTGCCGCCGCCCAGGAAAAACTGGCCTCCCAGACGGTCACCGCAGAAGGTGCGGGCGACAAGGTCAAAGTCACCGCCACCTGTGACGGCAACATTACGGAGCTGTTCATTGATCCCTCCATTATTGATCCCTCAGACGCGGAATTCCTTCAGGAGCTTGTGTTGAAAACCATTAATGACGCCATCGTCAAAGGCAAGGAAACTGCCGCTACGGAAATGAAGAAACTGACCGGAGGGCTGGACCTGCCTCCCGGCATGGGCTTTTAA